A single Atopobiaceae bacterium DNA region contains:
- a CDS encoding glycosyltransferase family 2 protein, with amino-acid sequence METMKRDATDAGRSDAPVLYVVVPCYDEEEVLPETARRLSEKVHALEGAGKVSPRSRVLFVDDGSKDATWRLITGFHDDPANGQLFSGISFAHNRGHQNALYAGLMCALERGCDAAVSLDADLQDDVDAIDGMVDEHLAGADIVYGVRNNRDTDTGFKRRTAEMFYGLMRWLGAETVSDSADYRLMDARALEALSQYGEVNLFLRGIVPSLGFRTAKVYYRRGARFAGESKYPLSKMVAFAVEGITSFSIKPIRMVTALGAIAVGISILVLIYALVSMVMGHVVSGWTSLIVSVWLVGGLVMLSLGVVGEYVGRIYLECKHRPRYIVAEELD; translated from the coding sequence ATGGAAACCATGAAACGGGATGCGACCGATGCTGGCAGGTCTGACGCCCCCGTGCTCTATGTGGTCGTCCCTTGCTATGACGAGGAGGAGGTCCTTCCCGAGACCGCGCGGCGCCTCTCCGAGAAGGTCCATGCGCTCGAGGGGGCCGGGAAGGTCTCGCCCCGGAGCCGCGTCCTCTTCGTCGACGACGGCTCCAAGGACGCCACCTGGCGCCTCATCACCGGCTTCCACGACGACCCCGCCAACGGACAGCTCTTCTCGGGCATCTCGTTCGCCCACAACAGGGGACACCAGAATGCCCTCTACGCCGGTCTCATGTGCGCCCTCGAGCGCGGCTGCGATGCCGCCGTATCGCTCGATGCCGACCTCCAGGACGACGTCGACGCCATCGACGGCATGGTGGACGAGCACCTTGCGGGCGCGGACATCGTCTACGGCGTGAGGAACAACCGGGACACCGACACCGGCTTCAAGCGCCGCACCGCAGAGATGTTCTATGGGCTCATGCGCTGGCTCGGTGCGGAGACCGTCTCGGACTCGGCCGACTACCGTCTCATGGATGCGCGTGCCCTCGAGGCGCTCTCGCAGTACGGCGAGGTCAACCTGTTTCTGCGCGGCATCGTGCCCTCGCTCGGCTTCCGGACCGCCAAGGTCTACTACCGACGCGGTGCGCGCTTCGCGGGGGAGTCCAAGTATCCGCTCTCCAAGATGGTCGCCTTTGCCGTCGAGGGCATCACGTCCTTCTCGATCAAACCCATCCGCATGGTCACGGCACTGGGGGCCATCGCGGTGGGCATCTCCATCCTGGTCCTCATATACGCCCTCGTGAGCATGGTGATGGGCCATGTCGTCTCGGGCTGGACGAGCCTCATCGTCTCGGTCTGGCTCGTGGGCGGCCTTGTCATGCTCTCGCTCGGCGTGGTCGGCGAGTACGTGGGGCGGATCTATCTGGAGTGCAAGCATCGCCCGCGCTATATCGTCGCGGAGGAGCTCGACTGA
- the tyrS gene encoding tyrosine--tRNA ligase, producing the protein MLSVDEQMRVISSGAAQIIPEAELRKKLAKGTPLTIKLGVDPTSPDLHLGHAVPLRKMRQFQDLGHQVCLIIGNGTALIGDPSGKNTTRPQLTQEQVEANAATYVSQAMKILDPEKTRIVHNGDWILSLDLKGLLELCSKFTVARILERDDFTKRYQSQTPIALHEFLYPVMQAYDSVMVHADVEMGGTDQLFNLLAGRELMGKMDMEPQVALTMPLLEGTDGTRKMSKSYGNYVGLTDEPSDMFGKLMSIPDAMIGKYYRLASTLPVEEVDRIDAALADGSADPYELKHALARNICDLYHGEGTGAEAEEAFMRQFKEHETPDDIPEFAADLTAGDDGTVYLAKLLSEAGLAKSAGEGRRLIDGGGVKVNGEKVAPKAYNVDPAGLDGATIQVGKRKFVRLV; encoded by the coding sequence TTGCTTTCCGTCGATGAACAGATGCGAGTCATCAGCTCGGGCGCTGCCCAGATCATTCCCGAGGCCGAGCTCAGGAAGAAGCTCGCCAAGGGCACCCCGCTCACCATCAAGCTGGGGGTCGACCCCACGAGCCCTGACCTCCACCTGGGACATGCCGTGCCCCTGCGCAAGATGCGCCAGTTCCAGGACCTGGGGCACCAGGTCTGTCTCATCATCGGCAACGGGACGGCGCTCATCGGTGACCCGTCCGGTAAGAACACGACGCGTCCGCAACTCACGCAGGAGCAGGTCGAGGCCAACGCCGCCACCTATGTGAGCCAGGCCATGAAGATCCTCGACCCCGAGAAGACCCGGATCGTGCACAACGGTGACTGGATCCTCTCGCTCGACCTCAAGGGCCTGCTCGAGCTCTGCAGCAAGTTCACGGTGGCCCGCATCCTCGAGCGTGACGACTTCACGAAGCGCTACCAGAGCCAGACCCCCATCGCCCTGCACGAGTTCCTCTATCCCGTGATGCAGGCCTACGACTCCGTCATGGTGCATGCCGACGTCGAGATGGGTGGTACCGACCAACTCTTCAACCTGCTCGCAGGCCGTGAGCTCATGGGCAAGATGGACATGGAGCCCCAGGTGGCGCTCACCATGCCCCTGCTCGAGGGCACGGACGGCACGCGCAAGATGTCCAAGAGCTACGGGAACTACGTGGGTCTCACCGACGAGCCGTCAGACATGTTCGGCAAGCTCATGTCCATCCCGGACGCGATGATCGGCAAGTACTACCGGCTCGCCTCGACGCTCCCCGTCGAGGAGGTCGACCGGATCGATGCGGCCCTGGCCGACGGTTCCGCCGATCCCTACGAGCTCAAGCACGCTCTCGCTCGCAACATCTGCGACCTCTATCACGGCGAGGGCACCGGTGCCGAGGCCGAGGAGGCCTTCATGCGCCAGTTCAAGGAGCATGAGACCCCCGACGACATCCCCGAGTTCGCCGCGGACCTCACGGCTGGCGATGACGGCACCGTCTACCTGGCAAAGCTCCTGTCCGAGGCTGGGCTCGCCAAGTCGGCGGGCGAGGGCAGGCGGCTCATCGACGGCGGCGGAGTGAAGGTCAACGGCGAGAAGGTCGCTCCCAAGGCCTACAACGTCGACCCTGCGGGTCTCGACGGTGCCACCATCCAGGTAGGCAAGCGCAAGTTCGTCAGGCTCGTGTAG
- a CDS encoding U32 family peptidase, with the protein MPELLAPAGGPGPFMAALAAGADAIYCGLGNDLNARRGAHNFDDESFSAACRAAHLAGARVYVTVNVVVRGDELEAALALVRRAATLGADAFIIQDWGLLAAVRATWSELECHVSTQANVHDARGVAWCRDTFGVRRVTLSRELSLKEVGTISREGVELEVFGHGALCYCYSGVCLLSSMAGGRSANRGLCAQPCRLPYDLVDERGEVVAAPGRTRPLCPKDACTIDDLADMAASGVGSLKVEGRMKAPDYVYSVISTYRATLDELACGRVPSAVERDERARTLKRSFNRDFTDAYLHGRSGDELMSYARSNNRGQLVGEVLESGVVPRGFVRPKDRQARPDATARIRLSQPVGEGDLLELREDADPDAFLTCKAPKDAAAGEVLQVIVARPMPRGCPVRAIRSAGALAAADAALKQEVPRRRPVRVRIVARLGQPFGVEVTALPGRRDAGPVTSSAEGLVVEAARTRAVTREDLVEHVGRMGSTPFEAVGFEVEMDEGCGMSFSAVHKVRAQACDALEEALLAPYEARAKALAAVPEALGGVVVSVEGGRPTGATAGPDTFDAVEVCALVTTPAAVEATASAGATRIYVPVDELAEGVWPDGCIPLLDEVCREPDHARLDRWVRPGLACAAGNVSELSLAHERGALCEVRGCIPVHNAVCLATLEGAGATGVWLSPELTLAEIACLAPHAAVPVGLVVSGRPRVMTSEHCVFQAADACIHDCAHCALRSRRLSLRGRDGRLLPVRGDLEGRSRIYDAYPLDVTPQVGELVSAGVSRLAVDATLLDEREAASAVERLVRALAAARQGRHPAPRAQGATSGHLFMGIG; encoded by the coding sequence ATGCCCGAGCTCCTGGCTCCTGCAGGAGGCCCTGGGCCGTTCATGGCCGCGCTTGCGGCCGGGGCGGACGCCATCTACTGCGGCCTCGGCAATGACCTCAACGCACGCAGGGGGGCCCATAACTTCGACGACGAGTCCTTCTCGGCGGCCTGTCGCGCAGCCCATCTCGCGGGCGCCCGGGTCTATGTGACGGTGAACGTGGTCGTGCGCGGCGATGAGCTCGAGGCGGCGCTCGCACTCGTGAGGAGGGCGGCCACGCTCGGCGCCGATGCGTTCATCATCCAGGACTGGGGTCTGCTCGCGGCTGTCCGTGCGACATGGTCCGAGCTCGAGTGCCACGTGTCCACGCAAGCAAACGTACATGACGCTCGTGGCGTCGCCTGGTGCCGTGACACCTTCGGCGTCCGACGCGTCACCCTCTCGAGGGAGCTCTCGCTGAAGGAGGTCGGGACGATCTCACGCGAGGGGGTCGAGCTCGAGGTCTTTGGCCATGGCGCCCTCTGCTACTGCTACTCCGGCGTATGCCTGCTCTCGAGCATGGCGGGGGGACGTTCGGCGAACCGGGGCCTCTGCGCGCAGCCATGCCGCCTCCCCTACGACCTGGTCGACGAGCGCGGCGAGGTCGTGGCCGCTCCCGGACGTACGCGCCCCCTCTGTCCCAAGGATGCCTGCACCATCGATGACCTCGCGGACATGGCCGCCTCGGGCGTGGGGTCGCTCAAGGTCGAAGGGCGCATGAAGGCCCCTGACTACGTCTACTCCGTCATATCGACCTATCGGGCGACGCTCGACGAGCTGGCATGCGGCCGCGTGCCGTCAGCCGTCGAGAGGGACGAGCGGGCCCGTACCCTCAAGCGGTCGTTCAACCGCGACTTCACCGATGCATACCTGCATGGTCGCTCTGGTGACGAGCTCATGAGCTATGCCCGGTCGAACAACCGCGGCCAGCTCGTGGGCGAGGTGCTCGAGTCGGGCGTGGTCCCTCGTGGGTTCGTACGGCCCAAGGACCGCCAGGCGCGCCCCGACGCCACTGCGCGCATCAGGCTCTCCCAACCAGTGGGGGAGGGCGACCTGCTCGAGCTCCGCGAGGATGCCGACCCCGATGCCTTCCTCACCTGCAAGGCACCCAAGGATGCTGCCGCTGGCGAGGTCCTGCAGGTCATCGTGGCCCGCCCGATGCCCAGGGGGTGCCCCGTCCGCGCGATCAGGAGCGCGGGGGCGCTGGCCGCTGCCGATGCCGCCCTCAAGCAGGAGGTCCCGCGCAGGCGTCCGGTGCGGGTGCGCATCGTCGCGCGCCTGGGACAGCCGTTCGGCGTCGAGGTCACGGCCCTTCCCGGGCGTCGCGATGCCGGTCCTGTGACGTCATCGGCCGAGGGCCTCGTGGTCGAGGCGGCACGCACGAGAGCGGTCACCCGTGAGGACCTGGTGGAACATGTGGGGCGCATGGGCTCGACCCCCTTCGAGGCGGTCGGCTTCGAGGTCGAGATGGACGAGGGCTGCGGCATGTCCTTCTCGGCCGTGCACAAGGTGCGTGCCCAGGCATGTGACGCGCTCGAGGAGGCGCTGCTCGCGCCGTACGAGGCTCGAGCGAAGGCCCTTGCCGCCGTGCCGGAGGCCCTTGGCGGTGTGGTCGTCTCGGTCGAGGGGGGCCGTCCGACCGGTGCGACTGCGGGCCCGGACACCTTCGATGCCGTGGAGGTGTGTGCGCTCGTGACGACGCCCGCCGCGGTCGAGGCCACGGCCTCTGCTGGTGCCACGCGCATCTACGTGCCCGTTGACGAGCTTGCCGAAGGCGTCTGGCCTGATGGCTGCATCCCCCTGCTCGACGAGGTCTGCCGCGAGCCCGACCACGCACGTCTCGACCGCTGGGTACGTCCTGGCCTGGCCTGTGCCGCCGGCAACGTGAGCGAGCTCTCCCTTGCGCACGAACGGGGTGCGCTCTGCGAGGTACGTGGCTGCATACCCGTGCACAATGCGGTCTGCCTCGCGACCCTTGAAGGCGCCGGCGCGACGGGCGTCTGGCTCTCTCCTGAGCTCACCCTGGCAGAGATCGCGTGCCTCGCGCCGCATGCCGCCGTCCCGGTCGGTCTGGTGGTCTCGGGTCGCCCACGCGTCATGACGAGCGAGCACTGCGTGTTCCAGGCCGCCGATGCCTGCATTCATGACTGCGCCCACTGTGCCCTGCGCTCGCGGCGTCTGTCGCTCCGTGGGCGTGACGGTCGCCTGCTGCCGGTGCGAGGCGACCTCGAGGGCCGCTCTCGCATCTACGACGCCTACCCGCTTGACGTGACGCCCCAGGTGGGCGAGCTCGTCTCGGCGGGGGTCTCGCGCCTTGCGGTCGATGCGACGCTCCTCGACGAGCGTGAGGCGGCCTCGGCCGTGGAGCGGCTGGTGCGCGCGCTTGCGGCCGCGAGGCAGGGAAGGCACCCGGCCCCGCGCGCCCAGGGAGCCACCTCGGGGCACCTCTTCATGGGCATCGGGTGA
- a CDS encoding transglutaminase-like domain-containing protein: protein MVNAWSDYKGARTGWFTVSGSNFYGTGSGYVLRNSRFIRDGYVTVADNDGKVARATLSGNDDLDRKLANIIANSTGFSLWNCYSYVRDSFSYTVENEYPGGSWQSWSIPYAIEMINNRSGNCYRWASVMCWLARACGYDAHAVSGQVLGSSGWAAHGWTEINEGGSSYLYDPEMAHFHPGYSFYRTTLDGAPLYYRHI, encoded by the coding sequence ATGGTCAACGCCTGGAGCGACTACAAGGGCGCAAGGACCGGCTGGTTCACCGTGAGCGGCTCGAACTTCTACGGTACCGGCTCGGGCTATGTACTTCGTAACTCGAGGTTCATCCGTGACGGGTACGTCACCGTTGCTGACAACGATGGCAAGGTGGCTCGTGCGACCTTGTCGGGTAATGACGACCTCGACAGGAAGCTTGCAAACATCATCGCCAACTCGACCGGCTTCAGCCTCTGGAACTGCTATTCATACGTCAGGGACTCATTCTCCTACACGGTCGAGAATGAGTATCCAGGCGGCTCTTGGCAGAGCTGGTCGATTCCCTATGCCATCGAGATGATCAACAACAGGTCAGGAAACTGCTATCGGTGGGCCTCTGTCATGTGCTGGCTTGCTAGGGCCTGCGGCTACGATGCCCACGCCGTCTCCGGCCAGGTCCTTGGTAGTAGCGGTTGGGCCGCTCATGGGTGGACTGAGATAAATGAGGGCGGTTCGTCCTATCTCTACGATCCGGAGATGGCGCATTTTCATCCCGGCTACAGTTTCTACAGGACCACTCTTGATGGGGCGCCACTCTACTATCGGCACATCTAG
- a CDS encoding NifU family protein — MPDETNTPDEVVSDAPVKVDEHLLARVIDAVRPSLQADGGDVTLVGVDEQGVVSVELSGACAGCPMSQMTLSMGIERVLKEHVPGVTRVQALA; from the coding sequence ATGCCAGACGAGACCAACACCCCTGATGAGGTCGTTTCAGATGCGCCCGTCAAGGTCGACGAGCACCTGCTCGCGCGTGTGATCGATGCGGTCCGCCCGAGCCTTCAGGCTGATGGTGGCGATGTCACGCTCGTGGGCGTGGACGAGCAGGGTGTCGTCTCCGTTGAGCTCTCGGGTGCCTGCGCAGGGTGCCCTATGAGCCAGATGACCCTCTCGATGGGCATCGAGCGTGTGCTCAAGGAGCATGTGCCGGGCGTCACGCGCGTGCAGGCCTTGGCATAG
- the dcd gene encoding dCTP deaminase: MVLSDHDIKAEIALGRLVIDPYDETNVQPASVDVRLGGNFRIFRGAATAYIDPLDMQPNLTEAIDVEQGGTFMLQPGQFALGTTLERIVIPDDILGKLEGKSTLGRLGLMIHSTAGYVDPGWDGELTLELSNVATLPIMLHPGMRIGQMSFERMTSPVDHPYGSKELGSHYQGQRGATASRALSE, encoded by the coding sequence ATGGTTCTCTCAGACCACGACATCAAGGCGGAGATCGCCTTGGGTCGTCTTGTCATAGACCCATACGATGAGACTAACGTCCAGCCTGCGTCGGTCGACGTCAGGCTCGGGGGAAACTTCCGTATCTTCCGGGGTGCCGCCACTGCTTACATCGACCCGCTCGACATGCAGCCGAACCTGACGGAGGCCATCGACGTGGAGCAGGGCGGTACCTTCATGCTCCAGCCGGGCCAGTTCGCCCTCGGTACCACGTTGGAGCGCATCGTCATCCCCGATGACATCCTCGGCAAGCTCGAAGGCAAGTCGACGCTGGGACGCCTCGGCCTCATGATTCATTCCACCGCCGGCTATGTCGACCCCGGCTGGGACGGCGAGCTCACCCTCGAGCTCTCCAACGTCGCCACCCTTCCCATCATGCTGCACCCTGGCATGCGCATCGGGCAGATGTCCTTCGAGCGTATGACCTCGCCGGTCGACCACCCCTATGGTTCGAAGGAGCTGGGGAGCCACTATCAGGGCCAGCGCGGTGCCACCGCCTCCAGGGCCCTGTCCGAGTAG
- the lgt gene encoding prolipoprotein diacylglyceryl transferase, protein MTLNDIYQSLDPVAFTVGPLSVRWYGIGYLLGFVVGGLLIWRISRRWKLDITPDDILSIVIGLAFGVIIGARLGYVLFYGDGYYLAHPLEVFATYDGGMSFHGGLVGAVVGGSIACRSLHISIPTVCDLGVIAACPGIFFVRCANFVNGELWGKPCNLPWAVCFESGGGIPRHPSQLYEALLEGVVMFVVLYALSRKAPPRPQGTFFGTFILLYGVFRILIEFVRVPDAQLGYLWGPITMGQVLSLPLVVIGAVVLVWAQRTKRPQIGHVAAKAA, encoded by the coding sequence ATGACCCTCAACGACATCTATCAGTCCTTGGACCCCGTGGCCTTCACCGTGGGTCCTCTCTCGGTGCGTTGGTACGGCATCGGATACCTCCTGGGCTTCGTGGTGGGCGGGCTCCTCATCTGGCGCATCTCACGGCGCTGGAAGCTCGACATCACGCCTGACGACATTCTCTCCATCGTCATCGGCCTTGCCTTCGGCGTCATCATCGGCGCGCGGCTCGGCTACGTGCTCTTCTATGGCGACGGCTACTACCTGGCGCATCCTCTCGAGGTGTTCGCCACCTATGACGGAGGGATGAGCTTCCATGGGGGGCTCGTCGGAGCCGTCGTCGGTGGTTCGATCGCCTGCCGTTCCCTGCACATCTCCATCCCGACGGTCTGCGACCTCGGGGTCATCGCGGCGTGTCCGGGGATCTTCTTCGTGCGGTGCGCCAACTTCGTGAACGGCGAGCTCTGGGGAAAGCCTTGCAACCTTCCCTGGGCCGTCTGCTTCGAGTCGGGAGGCGGCATCCCGCGTCACCCCTCGCAACTCTATGAGGCACTTCTCGAGGGTGTCGTCATGTTCGTCGTGCTCTATGCGCTCTCGCGTAAGGCGCCTCCGCGCCCCCAGGGTACCTTCTTCGGTACGTTCATCCTGCTCTACGGGGTGTTCCGCATACTCATCGAGTTCGTGCGCGTCCCTGATGCGCAGCTCGGCTACCTTTGGGGTCCCATCACCATGGGACAGGTGCTGAGCCTGCCGCTCGTGGTGATAGGTGCCGTCGTCCTGGTGTGGGCGCAGAGGACCAAGCGACCCCAGATAGGTCACGTCGCTGCGAAGGCTGCCTAG